The Aeromicrobium yanjiei DNA segment CGAGGATCTTGGGCACGAGGAAGCGCTGCTGATCGGACGCCGGGGCGCCGGCCAGCGCGTCCTCGGGGCTCAGGCTCGGCCGGACGACGTCCTCGCGGAAGACGTTGTCGACGGGGACCGGGTGGCTCATCGCCGGGACGTCGTCGCCGGCGGCGCGCTGGACGCTCGCGACGTGGTCGAGGATCGCCGGCAGCTCTGCGGCGAGGTGGTCGAGCTCAGCGTCGCTGAGGTCGATGCGGGCGAGGCCGGCCAGGTGGACGACGTCGTCGCGCGAGATACCCGTGACGGGCTCAGACATGCG contains these protein-coding regions:
- the gatC gene encoding Asp-tRNA(Asn)/Glu-tRNA(Gln) amidotransferase subunit GatC, with the protein product MSEPVTGISRDDVVHLAGLARIDLSDAELDHLAAELPAILDHVASVQRAAGDDVPAMSHPVPVDNVFREDVVRPSLSPEDALAGAPASDQQRFLVPKILGED